From the genome of Candidatus Paceibacterota bacterium, one region includes:
- a CDS encoding PmoA family protein: MEFKPMTKRQPLRRQFTFSTGPRLRCRSALAAALLLSLLCSAPASFAAAARGAVDLAGGAARQAAAFMSASPDHASGQIDLTEDGKPVLRYNYKTIEPGDSLHMVKPANRIYARARSNYIHPLYGLNGEVLTWDWPADHPHHRGIYWAWPEVDYGTNRGDLHALQQVFARPTGKVRLQSGRLFAEVEGENLWLWEDREPIVREQAIIRAGRATAAGRVIDLAFRFVALKDGVTLARRGTDQYGGLSLRLAGPASQEISMHTDPTNAVPRRAWSDLSGVFAGAGAPSGLTVLQHRENADYPGDYFQVPALSWCQPTFPAAGTRYPLRRDQPLVLRYRLIIHAGPKPDASQTANLWDAFNGPEAVLPAFRQ, translated from the coding sequence ATGGAGTTCAAACCTATGACGAAGCGCCAGCCATTGCGCAGGCAGTTCACGTTTTCAACCGGCCCGCGCCTCCGCTGCCGGAGCGCGCTCGCTGCGGCGTTGCTCCTGTCATTGCTGTGCAGCGCGCCCGCCAGCTTCGCAGCAGCGGCGCGAGGGGCGGTTGATTTGGCCGGCGGTGCAGCGAGGCAGGCTGCGGCTTTTATGAGCGCCAGCCCGGACCACGCCAGCGGCCAAATCGACCTAACCGAAGACGGCAAACCGGTCCTGCGTTACAACTACAAGACCATTGAGCCGGGTGATTCGCTGCACATGGTAAAACCTGCCAACCGGATCTATGCGCGCGCCCGCAGCAACTACATCCACCCGCTTTACGGCCTGAATGGCGAGGTGCTGACGTGGGATTGGCCGGCGGACCACCCGCATCATCGCGGCATCTATTGGGCGTGGCCGGAAGTGGATTACGGCACGAACCGCGGCGATCTCCACGCACTGCAGCAGGTGTTCGCGCGGCCCACGGGAAAGGTGCGGCTCCAGAGTGGCCGGCTGTTTGCCGAAGTCGAGGGCGAGAATCTCTGGTTGTGGGAGGACCGCGAACCCATTGTGCGGGAACAGGCCATCATCCGCGCCGGCCGCGCGACGGCGGCGGGCAGGGTCATCGACCTGGCGTTCCGGTTTGTCGCGCTCAAGGATGGCGTGACCCTCGCCCGGCGCGGCACCGACCAATACGGCGGCTTGAGCCTGCGCCTGGCCGGCCCGGCGTCGCAGGAGATATCCATGCACACCGACCCCACCAACGCCGTCCCGCGCCGCGCGTGGTCGGACTTGAGCGGCGTATTTGCCGGGGCCGGGGCGCCGTCCGGGCTGACTGTTCTGCAGCACCGGGAGAACGCCGATTACCCGGGAGACTACTTCCAGGTCCCCGCTTTGTCGTGGTGCCAGCCGACATTTCCGGCTGCGGGGACGCGCTACCCGTTGCGGCGCGACCAACCGCTGGTGCTGCGCTACCGGCTTATTATCCATGCCGGGCCCAAGCCGGACGCGAGCCAAACCGCGAACTTGTGGGACGCGTTCAACGGGCCTGAAGCCGTCCTGCCGGCTTTCCGCCAGTAA
- a CDS encoding endonuclease/exonuclease/phosphatase family protein, which translates to MKQRVCLSRVTAILLFTACAFGLSAFRAKAQTAVAAESDTLTVMTYNLKFASPNPPNAWPQRRPLMAELIRQLAPDVLGTQEGLYGQLQELAADLPAFDWIGLGRDGGSRGEFMAVFYRTARLEPLAFDHFWLSDTPEVMGSKTWGPKLARMVTWVKFRDRQTKGEFVFINTHLDHQVQEAREKAAQLVRERAATFDARLPVLLVGDFNAAAGKNKAYTILTGDRFFTNTWTTARERVNAGIGTFNGFNAIEKGGAHIDWILYRGDAAVDRVEVVPFSREGQFPSDHCPVVAKMRLGASR; encoded by the coding sequence ATGAAACAACGTGTCTGCCTTAGCCGTGTCACCGCCATTTTGCTTTTCACCGCCTGCGCCTTTGGCCTCAGTGCCTTCCGCGCCAAAGCCCAGACGGCCGTAGCCGCCGAATCGGACACGTTGACGGTGATGACTTACAACCTGAAGTTCGCCAGTCCCAACCCGCCAAACGCCTGGCCGCAGCGCCGCCCGCTCATGGCAGAGCTCATCAGGCAGCTCGCGCCCGACGTCCTCGGCACGCAGGAAGGACTGTATGGCCAGCTGCAGGAGCTGGCGGCGGACTTGCCGGCATTCGACTGGATCGGCCTGGGGCGGGACGGCGGCAGCCGGGGCGAGTTCATGGCGGTATTCTATCGCACGGCGCGGCTCGAACCGCTGGCGTTCGACCATTTCTGGCTCTCGGACACGCCGGAAGTCATGGGCTCGAAGACCTGGGGACCCAAGCTGGCCCGCATGGTGACCTGGGTGAAATTCCGCGACCGCCAAACCAAAGGGGAATTCGTCTTCATCAACACCCACCTCGACCACCAGGTCCAGGAAGCGCGCGAGAAGGCAGCCCAACTCGTCCGTGAACGCGCCGCCACCTTCGACGCCAGGCTGCCGGTGCTGCTCGTGGGCGACTTCAACGCCGCCGCCGGCAAGAACAAGGCCTACACCATCCTGACCGGCGACCGATTCTTCACCAACACCTGGACGACCGCCCGCGAGCGCGTGAACGCAGGCATCGGGACCTTCAACGGGTTCAACGCCATTGAGAAGGGCGGGGCGCATATTGACTGGATACTGTACCGCGGCGATGCGGCGGTGGACCGCGTCGAAGTTGTGCCCTTCTCGCGCGAGGGCCAGTTCCCGAGCGACCATTGCCCGGTGGTGGCGAAAATGCGGTTGGGCGCGTCCCGGTAG
- a CDS encoding uroporphyrinogen decarboxylase family protein, translating into MCADAAHNRWTSRRRLLTALSCGIPDRVPINTYELAGRNRRDWCNQQPSYRGLMDYIRAHTDCITNWNPRPATDRYTCEERFLCSDYPVEIEARTEAIGQFERTTNVCHTPKGDLRQVTQKTADVHTTWQVEHWCKSIADVDKALSVPYEPARYDSSDLARVLSELGEHGLIMASVGDPAYLAADLMSFQDYMMWAFEETDHFARTVEIVAERVMENLQRQLDCCVLDVYRIVGPEYFTPPYLPPAMFKRFVMPHVTEMTRLIHERGAKVRLHCHGKVGRVLDLILETGCDGIDPCEPPPDGDIRLDELKRRCQARGVSVWGNIELKLLEEGTPEQVRAEVRKVMGQAKEGGGFVLLPTAGPINVPLSFRTEANYKAFIDAGLELGRY; encoded by the coding sequence ATGTGTGCCGACGCCGCCCATAACCGCTGGACCAGCCGCCGCCGGCTGCTGACCGCGCTTTCGTGTGGAATTCCGGACCGGGTGCCTATCAACACCTATGAGCTGGCCGGCCGGAACCGCCGGGACTGGTGCAACCAGCAGCCCAGCTACCGCGGCCTGATGGATTACATCCGTGCGCACACAGATTGCATCACCAACTGGAATCCGCGCCCGGCCACGGATCGTTACACCTGCGAGGAGCGCTTTCTGTGCTCCGACTACCCGGTGGAAATCGAAGCCCGCACCGAGGCGATTGGGCAATTCGAGCGGACTACGAATGTTTGCCACACGCCCAAGGGGGATTTGCGCCAGGTCACCCAGAAGACGGCGGACGTTCACACCACCTGGCAGGTCGAGCACTGGTGCAAGAGCATCGCCGACGTGGACAAGGCCTTAAGCGTGCCCTACGAACCGGCCCGCTACGACTCGTCCGACCTGGCTCGGGTCCTGTCCGAACTGGGCGAGCATGGGTTGATCATGGCGTCTGTCGGCGACCCCGCCTATCTCGCCGCCGATCTCATGTCCTTCCAGGACTACATGATGTGGGCTTTCGAGGAAACGGACCATTTCGCGCGCACGGTGGAGATTGTCGCGGAGCGTGTGATGGAGAACCTGCAACGGCAGCTCGACTGCTGCGTGCTGGATGTTTACCGCATCGTCGGGCCGGAATATTTCACGCCGCCTTACCTGCCACCGGCGATGTTCAAGCGCTTCGTGATGCCGCATGTCACGGAGATGACACGGCTGATACACGAGCGCGGCGCGAAGGTGCGGCTGCATTGCCACGGCAAGGTGGGCCGGGTGCTGGACCTGATCCTAGAGACGGGCTGCGACGGGATTGACCCCTGCGAGCCGCCGCCCGACGGCGACATCAGGCTGGACGAATTGAAACGCCGCTGCCAGGCGCGCGGAGTGTCGGTGTGGGGCAATATCGAGCTGAAGTTGCTGGAAGAGGGCACGCCCGAGCAGGTGAGAGCTGAAGTGCGAAAGGTCATGGGGCAGGCGAAGGAGGGCGGCGGCTTCGTGCTGCTTCCCACCGCCGGGCCCATCAACGTCCCGCTTTCTTTCAGGACCGAAGCCAACTACAAGGCGTTCATTGACGCGGGCCTGGAACTGGGCCGCTACTGA
- a CDS encoding DUF2959 family protein: MKRLSLVGLLLVSLVALSSCKSVMYSAYEKVGVYKRDLLKKRVVAARDEEKEAQQEFKDALTRLKELSSFDGGELEKRYRQLQSDYDDAASRVEAVHKRVQDVETVAADLFAEWEKENQQIETASLRDVSRQQLTDTRRHYNEMITALKKSEQSMDPVLRKFHDYVLALKHTLNAQAIAALAGESTKIQADIARLIDEMNASIARADEFIQQMPK; the protein is encoded by the coding sequence ATGAAACGATTGTCGCTCGTGGGTTTGCTGCTGGTGTCGCTCGTCGCTTTGTCCTCGTGCAAGAGCGTGATGTATTCCGCTTACGAGAAGGTCGGCGTTTACAAGCGCGACCTGCTCAAGAAGCGGGTCGTGGCGGCGCGCGACGAAGAAAAAGAAGCGCAACAGGAATTCAAGGATGCCCTCACCCGCCTGAAAGAACTGTCCAGCTTCGATGGGGGCGAACTCGAGAAGCGGTATCGCCAGCTCCAGTCCGACTACGACGATGCGGCGTCGCGGGTGGAGGCGGTTCACAAGCGCGTTCAGGATGTGGAGACAGTGGCGGCGGACCTGTTCGCCGAATGGGAGAAAGAGAACCAGCAGATTGAGACCGCGTCGTTGCGCGACGTGAGCCGGCAGCAATTGACCGACACCCGGCGCCACTACAATGAGATGATCACCGCGCTGAAGAAGTCGGAGCAAAGCATGGACCCGGTCCTGCGCAAGTTCCACGACTATGTGCTGGCGCTCAAGCACACGCTCAACGCGCAGGCCATTGCCGCCCTTGCGGGCGAGTCCACCAAGATTCAGGCTGACATCGCGCGGTTGATTGACGAGATGAACGCCTCGATCGCGCGCGCGGACGAATTCATCCAGCAGATGCCGAAATGA
- a CDS encoding immunoglobulin domain-containing protein, which translates to MINWKHSCCVAQNPYNSALKTPTLTHGLVAALLVLCHLPAPAAPFARRFAFTQPDGTQIVLWGQGDEFHAVFETLDGYTVVFNQKTGAYDYAGVSADGAELVSTGVAVGHSPPATPKLKPHVRINPLAAKRQAAERYARWDQALEISQRWNALKSARRLADLAETQKTPASSPPPATTTGHKLGLTLLIDFSDDVATIPQADIIDFCNGDNYTGYGNNGSVKSYFLDVSNQQLTYSNVVTIYIRAPQPKSYYNDVTADEWTQGRLLTSEAIAAMKALANYTTEILPTFANLTVDASSNVLVFNVFFAGASSSVWQKGLWPHPSSLVSPIDLGNGKAVLKYQITNIGAAPTLGTFCHESGHLLCGFPDLYDEGLDSIGGAGAFCLMGYGLYDTNPVQVSAYLKRAAGWATTLELTTSSVLTASVSSSGPDFNKFYRCTKPGTPTEYYLVENRQQSGRDASLPGSGVAIWHVDELGDKDNQSTNFNNLHLNYELSLVQADNSCHLQNNSNFGDAQDLYFLGNTAADYSNRLSDASSPAARWWDGSASGILFHHFSDSGTTMTFGVGPEEPVIGLDNALLSAEGCLPTNSVIDPNETVTVNFALRNIGGGGTTNLVATLLTNKGLIWPSAPQTYGELAANGPAVSLPFSFTAIGNCGGNNVATLQLQDGAENLGTVNFWFQLGQSSLTNVWSQNFDDVIAPALPANWTSVASDAQSAWISSISSADTAPNALFSPDPGNIGVNELNSPGIALPASLAQLSFRHRYNLETIYDGGVLEIKIADGPWTDILLAGGSFVSGGYVGTLSTLYGNPLGGRSAWTGDSAGFITTLVNLPSAASGQIIQLRWRCGSDSSTGAPGWFVDTLSVTSTNVACCILNPDLQVALTASPDPVVAGQNLAYTLTVTNLGPEPAISVTLTDTLPASVTFVSASPGCVHLGGQVVATVDALAAGSASNFTVVVTPNAEGLITNTLSVASLTPDPNSDNNSATNVTTVFAPPTITVQPDNQTVLAGSNAVFQVTAAGTAPLSYQWRFNGTNLADAVDLVLTLTNVEVAQAGTYAVLVTNDFGSVLSTNAVLTVMDPFIVAQPQDQAVAAGATATFVASAGGTLPLSYQWRRAGSNLADGENISGAQTASLTVSNVQSADMGNYSVLVTNINGWVASSNAALTAPFPPVILAQPASQTAVAGSAVSFTIEAAGPNLAFQWTRGGTNLVDGGKINGSATASLTVSNAQAADMAAYSVGVSNSYGSVVSSNALLALWPLVGWGNNVLTQADIPPGLNGVAGVAGGLFHSLALKADGTVVAWGAGRTNSGLNPQFGQAVVPDGLNSVVSLAAGFYHSLALLADGTVSAWGAGTTNSGANPHYGQAIVPAIATNVTAVAAGAYHSLVLKSDGTVIAWGAGASNLGSTHFGQSAVPSGLSNVVAIAAGIYHSLALRSDGTVVGWGAGTNNTGLIPDFGQSQVPDGLSDVVAIAGGGYHSLALQADGAVTAWGAGTNNTGGNPDFGQSQVPEDLTNVAAISAGLYHSLVLKADGTVAVWGLNNNGQTNTPGLLSNGMAVAGGGYHTLALEGGGSPHFTVQPFARAVTLGTTVKLTAIAAGQQPLSYQWQHAGTNLDGAISHTLTLDSVQCSDAGAYTLLASNSLGTTASSTAALTIAGAAPPTITCPADVMVPADPGACTASGVALGSPLTDDPCGTATVTNNGIGSYPLGTNVVTWTITDAVGNTNSCQQHVIVLDVQAPTISCPTNLVVSADAGQCSMSNVTWEVAASDNCAVASVVSEPPSGSTFPAGVTTVNCTATDASGNTNSCSFTVTVVSPSYVLAQPVSQIATQGGDAAFTVIATNECGIALTYQWRWNGGDIAGATDSVYTRTNVQCADAGSFEVVVSSLGSSLTSSAAALTVVAPPMILSNPADQAVPLGEGVTFCLSATNDCGGQLDCQWRFQGIEIPGATTNCYTLAFALPANAGNYDAVVANLAAAVTSPAAVLTVVGPELTVYPGDPSPGGGGSTNLFITFPSVTGVDSVVQYKDALLDTNDWLPLTTNPGTGSFITNDFPVSTELSGRFYRIQVP; encoded by the coding sequence ATGATTAACTGGAAACACTCGTGCTGTGTAGCCCAAAACCCATATAACAGCGCCCTGAAAACCCCAACCTTAACGCATGGCCTGGTTGCCGCCCTGCTGGTGCTTTGTCACCTCCCGGCGCCGGCAGCGCCGTTTGCCAGGAGGTTCGCGTTCACGCAGCCTGACGGCACGCAAATCGTGCTGTGGGGACAAGGTGATGAATTCCACGCGGTATTCGAGACCCTGGACGGCTACACGGTCGTATTCAACCAGAAGACCGGGGCTTACGATTATGCCGGCGTTTCCGCCGACGGCGCGGAGCTCGTCTCCACCGGTGTCGCAGTGGGCCACAGCCCCCCCGCCACCCCGAAGCTCAAGCCGCACGTGCGGATCAATCCGCTGGCGGCGAAGCGCCAGGCAGCGGAGCGTTACGCGCGCTGGGATCAGGCGCTCGAGATCTCCCAGCGCTGGAATGCCCTGAAAAGCGCGCGACGCCTTGCTGACTTGGCCGAAACACAGAAGACCCCGGCGTCGTCACCGCCGCCTGCGACGACCACAGGGCACAAGCTGGGGCTGACTCTGCTGATTGATTTCAGCGACGACGTAGCGACCATCCCACAGGCGGATATCATCGACTTCTGCAACGGGGACAACTACACCGGCTACGGCAACAACGGCTCGGTGAAAAGCTACTTTCTCGACGTCTCCAACCAGCAGCTCACTTACAGCAATGTGGTCACGATCTACATTCGCGCGCCGCAGCCCAAGAGCTATTACAACGACGTCACCGCCGATGAATGGACACAGGGGCGCTTGCTGACCAGCGAGGCCATCGCCGCCATGAAGGCGCTGGCCAATTACACTACGGAAATCCTGCCGACGTTCGCCAACCTGACTGTGGATGCCAGCAGCAACGTATTAGTCTTTAACGTCTTCTTTGCCGGGGCCAGCAGCAGCGTATGGCAAAAGGGGTTGTGGCCCCACCCATCGAGCCTGGTCAGCCCGATTGACCTGGGCAACGGCAAGGCAGTGCTCAAATACCAGATCACCAACATCGGAGCCGCGCCGACGCTGGGCACCTTCTGCCACGAGAGCGGCCACCTGCTGTGCGGGTTCCCCGACCTCTACGACGAGGGACTCGACTCCATCGGTGGCGCCGGGGCGTTCTGCCTGATGGGTTATGGCCTCTACGATACCAACCCGGTCCAAGTCTCGGCCTACCTCAAACGCGCGGCGGGCTGGGCAACGACCCTGGAATTGACCACCAGTTCCGTCCTCACGGCCTCCGTCAGCTCGTCGGGCCCCGACTTCAACAAATTCTATCGCTGCACCAAACCAGGCACCCCCACTGAATACTACTTGGTGGAAAACCGCCAGCAGAGCGGTCGTGACGCCAGCCTGCCCGGGTCCGGCGTCGCCATCTGGCACGTGGATGAGTTGGGCGACAAAGATAACCAAAGCACCAATTTCAACAACCTGCACCTGAACTACGAACTGTCCCTCGTGCAGGCCGACAACTCCTGTCACCTCCAAAACAACTCCAACTTCGGCGACGCCCAGGACCTCTACTTCCTCGGCAATACGGCGGCCGATTACAGCAACCGCTTGAGTGACGCCTCCAGCCCCGCCGCCCGCTGGTGGGATGGTTCGGCGTCCGGCATCCTCTTCCACCATTTCAGCGACAGCGGAACAACCATGACCTTCGGAGTCGGTCCCGAGGAACCGGTTATCGGGCTGGACAACGCTTTGCTCAGCGCCGAAGGGTGCCTGCCCACTAATTCCGTGATTGATCCCAATGAAACCGTCACCGTCAACTTTGCCCTGAGGAACATCGGCGGCGGCGGCACCACCAACCTCGTTGCGACCCTGCTGACCAACAAGGGACTGATCTGGCCAAGCGCCCCGCAGACCTACGGAGAGCTGGCCGCCAATGGCCCGGCCGTAAGCTTGCCGTTCTCGTTCACCGCGATCGGAAACTGCGGCGGCAACAATGTCGCCACCCTCCAATTGCAGGACGGCGCCGAGAACCTGGGGACAGTGAACTTCTGGTTTCAACTGGGCCAATCCAGCCTGACCAACGTCTGGTCCCAGAACTTCGACGATGTCATCGCCCCGGCCCTGCCGGCGAACTGGACCTCTGTCGCCAGCGACGCCCAATCGGCCTGGATCAGCTCCATTTCCTCGGCTGACACCGCGCCGAACGCCCTCTTCTCCCCGGACCCTGGCAACATCGGCGTCAACGAGTTGAACTCGCCGGGCATCGCGCTGCCGGCGAGCCTGGCGCAATTGAGTTTCCGGCACCGTTACAACCTCGAGACCATCTACGACGGTGGCGTCCTCGAAATCAAGATCGCCGACGGCCCCTGGACCGACATCCTGCTGGCGGGTGGCAGTTTCGTGAGCGGCGGCTACGTGGGCACGTTGAGCACTTTATACGGCAACCCCCTGGGTGGCCGGTCCGCATGGACGGGCGATTCCGCCGGGTTCATCACTACTCTGGTCAATTTGCCTTCAGCCGCTTCCGGCCAGATTATCCAACTGCGTTGGCGCTGCGGGTCCGATAGCAGCACCGGCGCGCCCGGGTGGTTCGTTGACACCTTGTCGGTCACCAGCACCAACGTTGCCTGCTGCATCCTGAATCCCGACCTGCAGGTTGCGCTGACGGCCTCGCCCGATCCCGTTGTGGCTGGCCAGAACCTGGCCTACACCCTGACCGTCACGAACCTCGGACCCGAGCCGGCCATCAGTGTGACACTGACTGACACCTTGCCCGCGAGCGTCACCTTCGTCTCCGCATCCCCGGGATGCGTCCATCTTGGCGGGCAAGTCGTTGCAACAGTGGACGCCCTGGCTGCCGGTAGTGCCAGCAATTTCACGGTGGTGGTGACGCCCAATGCTGAGGGGCTTATCACCAATACCCTCTCGGTCGCCAGCCTCACTCCCGACCCGAACTCTGACAACAACTCGGCGACCAACGTCACCACTGTTTTTGCCCCGCCGACCATCACCGTTCAGCCGGACAACCAGACCGTGCTCGCCGGCTCAAATGCGGTTTTTCAGGTCACCGCCGCCGGCACCGCGCCGCTGTCTTACCAATGGCGCTTCAATGGCACCAACCTGGCGGACGCGGTGGACCTTGTGCTGACGCTGACCAATGTGGAGGTGGCCCAAGCCGGCACCTACGCGGTCCTGGTCACCAACGACTTTGGCTCGGTCCTGAGCACCAACGCGGTGCTGACTGTCATGGATCCCTTCATCGTGGCGCAGCCGCAAGACCAGGCCGTGGCCGCTGGTGCAACAGCCACTTTCGTCGCGAGCGCGGGGGGCACTTTGCCGCTGAGTTACCAGTGGAGAAGAGCAGGAAGCAATCTGGCCGACGGGGAGAACATCAGCGGCGCCCAAACCGCCAGCCTGACAGTGTCGAATGTGCAGTCGGCGGACATGGGCAATTACTCGGTGCTGGTAACTAACATCAACGGATGGGTGGCGAGTTCGAACGCCGCGCTCACGGCGCCCTTCCCGCCCGTCATTCTGGCTCAGCCCGCAAGCCAGACGGCAGTGGCCGGCTCCGCGGTCTCGTTCACGATAGAGGCCGCCGGCCCGAACCTGGCCTTTCAGTGGACGAGAGGCGGCACGAACCTGGTGGACGGCGGCAAGATCAACGGCTCTGCGACGGCCAGTTTGACGGTGTCGAATGCGCAGGCGGCGGACATGGCCGCTTATTCAGTGGGAGTGAGCAACAGTTACGGAAGTGTGGTCAGTTCGAACGCCCTGCTGGCACTGTGGCCGCTGGTGGGGTGGGGCAATAACGTTCTCACCCAGGCGGACATCCCACCCGGGCTCAACGGCGTGGCGGGCGTGGCGGGTGGTCTCTTTCACAGCCTGGCGCTGAAGGCGGATGGAACCGTGGTTGCGTGGGGGGCCGGCCGGACCAATTCGGGGCTCAACCCCCAGTTTGGCCAGGCGGTTGTGCCCGACGGATTGAACAGCGTGGTGAGCCTGGCGGCTGGATTCTACCACAGCCTGGCGTTGCTGGCGGACGGCACGGTATCCGCCTGGGGCGCGGGCACAACCAACAGCGGCGCCAATCCGCACTATGGACAGGCGATCGTGCCGGCGATAGCGACCAACGTTACCGCCGTCGCCGCCGGGGCCTATCACAGCCTGGTGCTGAAGTCGGACGGAACGGTGATTGCGTGGGGCGCGGGTGCCAGCAACCTGGGCTCCACGCATTTTGGCCAATCTGCCGTGCCTTCCGGACTAAGCAATGTGGTGGCCATCGCAGCCGGCATCTACCATAGCCTGGCGTTAAGGTCGGACGGAACCGTGGTGGGGTGGGGCGCAGGGACCAATAACACAGGCCTCATCCCGGACTTCGGCCAGTCCCAGGTTCCGGATGGGTTGAGTGATGTTGTGGCGATCGCCGGCGGCGGCTACCACAGCCTGGCTCTGCAGGCCGACGGGGCGGTAACCGCCTGGGGCGCGGGCACCAACAATACCGGCGGCAACCCGGACTTCGGCCAGTCTCAGGTGCCGGAGGACCTCACCAACGTGGCTGCCATTTCGGCCGGGTTGTACCACTCGCTGGTGCTGAAGGCGGACGGAACCGTGGCAGTCTGGGGATTGAATAACAACGGACAGACCAATACCCCTGGCCTCTTAAGTAATGGTATGGCGGTGGCAGGCGGCGGCTATCACACCCTGGCGCTGGAGGGCGGTGGAAGCCCGCACTTCACGGTGCAACCCTTTGCCCGGGCCGTGACGCTGGGCACAACCGTCAAGCTCACCGCCATAGCTGCCGGGCAGCAACCCCTGAGCTACCAGTGGCAGCATGCCGGGACAAATCTCGACGGAGCCATCAGCCACACGCTGACGCTGGACAGCGTTCAATGCTCCGATGCCGGGGCCTACACGCTGCTGGCCAGCAATTCGTTGGGCACTACCGCTTCGAGCACAGCCGCGCTGACAATCGCCGGCGCGGCCCCTCCCACCATCACGTGCCCGGCGGACGTAATGGTGCCTGCGGACCCGGGGGCTTGCACGGCATCCGGCGTGGCTCTGGGCAGCCCGCTGACGGACGATCCTTGCGGAACAGCAACCGTGACGAACAATGGAATCGGAAGCTACCCGCTGGGCACCAACGTGGTGACCTGGACGATCACGGACGCCGTTGGCAACACCAACAGTTGCCAGCAGCATGTGATTGTGCTGGATGTCCAGGCTCCGACAATCTCCTGCCCGACAAACCTGGTGGTTAGCGCCGATGCGGGTCAGTGCAGCATGAGCAACGTGACTTGGGAGGTGGCCGCGAGCGACAACTGCGCGGTGGCCAGCGTTGTAAGCGAGCCGCCCAGCGGCTCGACCTTCCCGGCGGGCGTGACGACAGTGAACTGCACGGCGACGGACGCCAGCGGAAACACCAACTCGTGCTCCTTCACCGTGACCGTCGTTTCCCCGAGTTACGTCCTGGCCCAGCCTGTCAGCCAAATCGCCACTCAGGGCGGGGACGCCGCCTTCACGGTGATTGCCACCAATGAATGCGGCATCGCCCTGACTTATCAATGGCGCTGGAATGGGGGCGATATTGCGGGAGCTACCGACAGCGTCTACACCCGCACTAATGTCCAATGCGCTGACGCGGGCAGCTTCGAGGTGGTAGTGAGCAGTCTGGGCAGTTCTCTGACGAGCAGCGCCGCTGCCCTGACGGTGGTGGCCCCGCCGATGATCCTCAGTAATCCCGCAGACCAGGCGGTGCCCCTCGGCGAGGGCGTTACCTTCTGCCTCAGCGCGACCAACGACTGTGGCGGCCAACTGGACTGCCAGTGGCGCTTCCAGGGAATCGAGATCCCGGGTGCCACCACCAACTGCTACACTCTCGCATTTGCCCTGCCTGCCAATGCGGGCAACTACGACGCGGTAGTGGCGAACCTGGCTGCTGCCGTGACCAGTCCCGCTGCCGTCCTGACGGTTGTGGGGCCTGAACTCACCGTTTACCCGGGGGACCCGTCGCCCGGAGGAGGCGGATCGACAAATCTCTTCATCACCTTCCCCAGCGTCACTGGGGTTGACTCTGTCGTGCAGTACAAGGATGCGCTGCTGGACACCAACGATTGGTTGCCGCTCACAACCAACCCCGGGACCGGCAGCTTCATTACCAACGACTTCCCTGTCAGCACCGAGCTTTCTGGCCGCTTCTACCGCATCCAGGTCCCTTGA